From the Mytilus trossulus isolate FHL-02 unplaced genomic scaffold, PNRI_Mtr1.1.1.hap1 h1tg000085l___fragment_1__unscaffolded, whole genome shotgun sequence genome, one window contains:
- the LOC134699765 gene encoding ankyrin repeat domain-containing protein 50-like, producing MSFRSLQEDCVQEKDEVLMNRARGHRRSSSTPIICEQVKEDINATDSKGRTSLYFAAKYGNKELLRHLLENGADPNIADNTLTFPIHEAIDNAFMDIVELLIDFDCDVNCKNLLGQTPLIRATLFGDIDTAKLLIKSGADLDEIECTGKTALLVGLREGSDKICNHLIRYECDVNIVDNFGCSALYLAVHRTSEPSITMCQKLYKAGYDFENDCDWLSKDLHRTITQTGLFSSMLQKLGLKQIRLENEDTHFDFRASLLSDSCSRMI from the exons ATGAGTTTTCGGTCTTTACAAGAGGATTGTGTGCAAGAAAAGGACGAAGTCCTCATGAATAGAGCACGAGGTCATCGAAGGTCGAGCTCAACACCAATTATTTGTGAACAAGTGAAAGAAGATATCAATGCAACAGACAGCAAAGGTCGTACATCTTTATACTTTGCTGCAAAATATGGCAATAAGGAATTATTACGCCATTTATTGGAAAATGGTGCCGACCCGAATATTGCTGATAATACATTAACATTCCCGATACATGAAGCAATTGACAACGCATTTATGGATATTGTGGAACTATTAATAGATTTTG ATTGCGATGTAAACTGCAAGAATCTTCTGGGTCAGACACCTCTTATCAGAGCCACTTTGTTTGGTGATATTGACACAGCAAAACTTCTCATCAAATCAG GTGCTGATTTAGACGAAATCGAGTGTACCGGTAAGACAGCTTTGTTAGTTGGTCTGCGTGAAGGTAGTGATAAAATATGCAACCATTTGATTCGATACGAGTGTGATGTTAATATTGTGGATAATTTTGGATGCAGTGCTTTATACTTGGCAGTTCATAGGACAAGTGAACCTTCCATTACAATGTGTCAAAAACTTTACAAAGCTGGATACGATTTTGAAAACGACTGTGATTGGTTATCAAAAGATCTTCACAGAACCATCACACAAACTGGACTATTTTCAAGTATGCTACAGAAACTTGGACTAAAACAAATCAGACTTGAAAATGAAGACACACACTTTGATTTCAGAGCTAGTTTGCTCTCGGACTCATGTTCACGAATGATTTGA